From the genome of Malus sylvestris chromosome 13, drMalSylv7.2, whole genome shotgun sequence:
AAAACAGCCCCAACCAGATTTTGTCACCAAAATCGCCGCACCAGAATTCGACTAAGGCATTACGAAATGAGCATTGTCACGAGCAACCAAATACGCTCAATTTGGAAACTGAGCCTTGTAATGATCAAGTGAAACATACTCCACAGTCACAATACGATCCTCAAAAGCCCGTCCATGTAAACAATGTGCTGCCTTTAAAGAGGCTTCTGCTCTAACAAACTCCACAAAAACACACCCGGGCTCAAATCTTCTTGCAAGATCATAATCCTGGTCCTTCCCATGatccttttcattaatttcactCTTTCGAATAGCATCTGATTCTGTTCCAGCACTGCCCTCCTTTCCAGCAAAAGTTTCTTCTCTCTCAATACCAACTTCCTTTAGAGTTGAATCCTCTTTAGCCATTGATTTGCTTTCCAAGCTTACGTCCTCTATTTTAATATCAGTAACCAAATCATCACAGCATTCCGAAGCATCTTTCATACCGTTCAGCTGGTTCGGGTGTTCCCCAAGAAAATTGTTAGGTAGGTTGTCGCTTCCTTCAGCTTTCATATTATCATCTGATTGACCCATTTGACATGATTTTTCCTCTCTAAAACCATCTGCAGGCTTATCATAATAGAACCGGTTGTCTTCTGTGACTTCCTCTTCTTTTACTTGTTTGGCATTGTTTGGAATCTCCACTCCACTAGTTTCCCTGGTCTCATTTGCAATATGTTCTTCTTTACCGTCTATTTTTGCTCCAGTTTCTTCGGACTCTAAGCTCTTCTGGTAGCCTCCAGATTTCGCATCATTAACAGCTTCAGATGTCCCTGGGGTGATGATGTGATTGTTGCGATACTTGACAACCTTTGCAGATTTAATAGTACCAAACCTGCATGAGTTAAGGGCTTTAACACTTACTCAGATAAAGTTTAAAAAGAACATGAACAAAAAATGAATGCGAAATTTCTCAGGGACCTGGCACACTCTAATCGCACATCTTCCAGAACTTCTTCCATTTCTGGTTCTGAGAGCAGTGAGAAGTGCTCAAGATTGAACTAATTCACATCGAGGAACAATTaggaaaatgataaaaaaattgatcCCAATATATTATACTAACAAACTCAAATATCCCATAAAAATTGTCagataaaaaacaattcatcaaATAGTTCTTACTACAAGATACCCATTGTGTATTGTTTAGTTTTTCTATTCACCGTATGATTTTAAAATTTGTCTTGGTGACGAGAAAGTAAAAGACAAAGTCAGTTActataagaaaaaagaattgaaacaTAAAATCAAGCACAACCGCCATACCACATTTCTAAGCTTTAGGACCTGCGATGGTTGTTGGAGAAGTGGCTTTGCATATTCTGGTATCTCATATGATGTATTTCCACAATTTTCCTAGCATAAGTTTAATTCTTCCATCAGTAAACATGTCcaagtcgtacccagtgcacaaggctcccgctttacgcagggtctgggagaggtgaatgtcggctagccttacccccatttatggagaggctgctcccaagtctcgaacccgagacctaccgctcatgggcgaaggcacttgccatcgcaccaagtgcgacctctagtAAACATGTccaagtaaaataaaaaaaactgataATGAACATCGTCTGAAAAGGAAGAGGGTGAAATTTGTACCAAGGATGATGCACCATGAATTGCTTGAACTGCAGTTAGCACTCTCCCTCCCAATTTCATACCGTTCAGACCCGCACATGCTTTGAGAGTAACTGATTGGTCTACATACTGACACAGCATCCAGATCTCATTAGCAAAAAGGAGGGGGCAATGGCAAACAACCAAACAACTAAAAGATACAACACTAGAGAGTTCAAAATCAACAATggcaaacaacaacaaaaaggcATGCGTCTTTTCCAAATAAATGTACTAGTACAACATGGTAATCAAACTACAAACAGATAAAATTGATGCTTACAAAAAACTTAGTACATATGTTTATAAAGAATATGCTTCAAAATATACTTCAAACAAAAATTAACTTGAGCCTTCAATATGCTCTATTACCTCCACAAAAGCACACGGTTCATTAAGTTTCTCGTTGACCTCAAAGTGGTATGCCTTCAAAGGTCCAAAGACACTAATTATCTCCAAAAGCTGGAAAAGCAGCATTAATGGCCAAGTCACTAAGTAGGTCAATGAACATAGGAACTGAAAGATGGGATCAAATTTGTTGGGAAAAGAGAACTATATGAATAATTAACATAATTTCATATTACCATTGTTGATGAAAGAGCATTTGAAATTCCACCAATGAAAATCTGCATAAATAAGCAGAGAACATGAAAGAAGTTCCAGGTATCAACAAAAGAAAGCAACATATCACAGCATTAAACATGTGGTACagaatcaaagaagaagaaaacatttgaaaattcaaaaaatctgAAGCATGGCTATATTAGTAGAAGGTAGAACCTAGATGCTAGACATCACATGAAAAAGGGTTACGACCTCccagaaataaaaaaacattcatgCAATAAGATAGATGACAGCACGCATAGATTTAGTCAcaaataaaaaagtagcatgttCTCTTGATGCATAGGAGCTAGACAAATGATTTATGCATTAAGGTATAAAGAGTAAGACTTAGGTACAACTCCTTATGTCAGGTTCCATAGGTTACGTTAAAAAGGTATAATTTGATGATCAGATTCAAGATTACAATTCATTACACTCTTGTACAATAGATGTGTACTATCACAAAAGttcattaaattttaacatCATAATGAATGTCACAACTTGCAAAACAAGTAAACTTTTCttaataaacttttttttttaagacatCGGTCATGACCATCACAGTTGATGCTGAATGGATCCTAATGAACTTCAACTGTATATTTCACATTATGAAACCCTTGACAGGGAGAGTGAGTCACAGTTAACTGGTTCATTGTTTATTCTTTTGATAAAATTAATCTGTTGTTTATTGCACACAAACCTTTTGACCTTTTAATGTGCTACCCATCTGTATGATATTTCTAGTACAAATATTATCTAACTCAGGATACCTTGTTGGGGGAATCCTTCACAACATCACTCATTGTCTCAACCGCGGCCATTGATTTCTCTGGATCACCAGTCTGCATGAAAATAGCAACTGTCTGAAAACCTGCTCCATGGATAGTAAGCACAACATACCTCAGAATTTGCAACGCAGTAGTAGAAAGTACTTCAGCCAAATAAAGTTTAAGCTTATAGCAAAGAAGAGTATAACCATATTGTAggaactaaaactaaaaatttaacGAAACCAGGGCTTCTGATTTCACTTTTGTTATCCAGAAGAAAATATGCATAAATACGACTCATTGTAATTAATTTGTTGgtcatatttatatttaatcagATTGAATCTACCAAACTCCATAAAAGATCCTTTATGACAATCtcaatttcaaatttgaaaaattggtaAGGTAAACAAAAATCAATATGGTCTTTTATCAATGACATTAATTCGCATCCCGAGTAGGAAACCATGTAATTGACATATTAGGTATTATTTTCATCCCGTGCTAATGGTTCCAtcaaaaatctaattaatttaTCATTCATTGAGTAGAGATATATAAGGTTCAAATTTGATAGAGTATAGAGTCAATCCAATGAGATCATCCATTATTCCAAGAATACCAATAAGCATTTACAGATAGAAAAATGTCAGGTTAGTCATTTAAATGGAAGATAATTTCAATAAATTGttaagttgaaaaaaaaataaaaatacataatagACTATAGTGCATCCATGATAAGCTAATACGCTAGCCTGTAGGAAAAATGAATAATGAATACAAGTCTACAAGAGAAAACATTTGGCCAGATGGTTTGTTCCCATGAAGGTGTGCAACAAGACAAAAGGCAAGACTGATAAGGATGAATGAGTTTATTCGGCAAAGGACAGACATATGAAAATCACCAGAGGACTTGAATTGATCTGTAACTGTAATAGTCTAATAGTCTAATAGTCTAATAGTCTAACACTGCTACTATCTATCTCTGCCCCACTCCCTGACGTCATAATTGGGCATCTCTGGACTGGCTGGAAAAACTGGATGGCTTCCATCTATTTGTCTAGAGCTCAAAATGGCAGTACTTATTATTATACTAATTAAACAATTAAGCACAGAATCATCCAGTGACAACAGCTAGACTCCTCAAAGCATGTTCCTTTTTTTCAATTATGTGTGGTGATGCTAAATACAATACTCAATGGACAACCGAAATTTCAGTAAAGTTTCAAAAACACTATAAAATAAGCCTATTACAACATGCTTATCGTGAAAAGGATGAAAGCTTATCAAGGCTCAAGGAGCAGATAATACCACTGGGAATGAGAGAAGGTATCCTAAAAGACAATATTAAATGCAATTTTTATGTTGAACATTAAATCAAGCCAACATTGTGGTCCATATCATTAATATTACTGCTTAAAATCCTAGATCAGTGACCCAAGTCCAAATCAAGAGAAGAAGCTGCAAGCACATCAAACTTGTCACTACACCTGGAAATCTTCTTATTTAGGAGTCAGCTTCATCACCATCCTGAATGTGAATTACGACACACCCAACATAAACATCCTATTTAAGAGATTACAACATGACAGTCAGAAAAATTCTGGTGTAAcaggacaaaataaataattccaTGTACAACAGAAAGCTTGTGAAGCTACAGAAACATATCCCAATGTTATATTTAACAAGCAATCTTGATTCTGCTTCCAAGGTGAAATAAATAACAAGGCACCTGTGAAAACTAAAAATGCCACCAACTAAAATTTCACAGCAAATAACCAAACCCTAGTCTTAAGGATATGTCTCTATGACCAGCTCCATCTACAAAAGGTGCAATGACCAGGAAGTCAGGAACTCAAGAATAGGATAGATTCAATCCAATTCGGCTCGGCATTTTCTTGCATTTCATATGTCCATCGCTTCCATTTCATAAAGAAAAGAAGCGATGGaagtatgaataaaaaaaaaacaaatagccAAAGAGCAAACAAAATAACCACTTTGTTAGATTATGTAATTTGAAAAGCTATTTGTATTGAATGATTTCGTAGTAGTCACCCCTAAGACATATATgaaataatagaaaataacaagaaataatatgtcaaggATTCCACAGAGAAAATAACTGAAATACATTGTCAACGTATAACAGAGAAAAATAAGTGGTTAAACAGCtaaaataagaacaaaaaattcaagtagCATAACTGCATAGATCGTATATCAAAAGAATAAGATCAAACAACTAAAAAGCAACATAAACCAGTATAAAGTAACAAtgggataaaaaaataaataaataaaataaaaaaggtaagATGAGAGGAAAAAgttatttaatcattcttacagCCACTTCAACAAAGTCTTTAGGGCGCCTTATTTTGAGAATAGAACCAGAGATGTCGGTGCCATCAAAAGATAGAGCAGCTATGGCGTCTTCCGGTGTAAGAAACTCCACAACAGCTTGACCTTTGTCTTTGGTAATCTGCAGTTAAAATAGTTAAGGCAGGCCTCATTCCTAAGTCATAATTGCTGTATCACAGGGATAAACATTCAAAATTTACTACGCTTACCACACAACTAATGCATGGGCGTGTTCCTGGGATATGATTGACACCCGAAGACAACAAAACATTATTAAGAGATTCCACTAAAGTATTCTCAGAGGTTGTAGACGGAACATTGTCTACATAAAGCCTCCTCATAGGCCGAGTAGCTTGTGTTAGTTGGACCGAGTCAACAGAAGCATTCTTCTTAGTCAATAAAGAATTAGGATGAACCCCAGATATAGATTTCCTAGTAGCCGAAGCAACAGCAACAGCAATAGCCATCTCATGTACATTTGAAGACATGTTACAGTTTGATGAATTAAAAATAGAAGCAATCGAACCAGATAATACCTTGTCAGTTGCCGTAGGGGGATGATCCCACTTGGCACTTTTCTTTTCAGGCGAACGGTCAGGTGGGGATGGAGTCTTAAGAGCAGACTCGGTTCTTCTCTTCCTCGGTGAATAACCACCAAGCCTTTTCACCGGCCCACCATGTCGGCGATGGTGGCTATTGGAGCCATTATTAGATATTCTACTCCTGTCAATATCAGAATCCTGTGTTCCAGGCCTGTCTTTGAGTGAATGTGAAGATATCTCGCTGCGGATCCTCAAATTATGAGATGTATAATTGTGTGCCCTTGGTGAGGGAGACCTAAATCTATGTGTATCCTCACGGTCTCTACTCCTTGACCGTTCCCTTTTTAGCCTTGAATTTTCGAAAttgaattttgatgattttttcctctcctttctctctgaaGTTTCTAACAGATGATGTTTCCCTGAATCATGCTTCTTTGCAGCATTTCTGTCTCTAATTTTTTCATCATATccattttggtattttctctTGGCTTCTCTTTCAGATCTTCCTCTGTTTTGGCTCATGTGTCTCTCCTTTCCTGTCAAATCCCTTGAATGCTTCTTTACAGATTCTTTTTGGAAGTTATCTGAGCGCTCGTCAATTTTTCTCCTACCATGTATTTGTTTTTCAGTTGTGCCTCCTTTAGCTTCAGTTCTTCTATCCTTGCTCGGTTTATCCTTCAAGCTTTCTGGCTCATGCCCTCCCCTAACTTTCCCTTTGGAAAAACCGTCTTCCGTTTTAGAACTCTTGGAAttatatatttctttctttctggaaTATGCCTTCACTGGATCCTCCGAGGCAGGCTTTTTATCAACAGGGGGCAAATCTTTATGGTGTCTGTGATCCTTTTCAGACTCAAAACTTGCAAAAGAATTTTTAACCATAGATTCCCTTGGTACATTACCTACATCTACGACTTCCTTTACAACACTATCACATAACTTCTTGTTATTCCTCCTAAGCATAATCTCTTCAAAGCTGAAAGGCCTTGTTCGAGCAGCGCTTTCTTCATCATGGTTAGGCAGGGCAATCTGGctagtttttctgttaatttcttgTAGCTGACTAGACGTGCTCATCTGTCCCAATGCAAGTGCAGTTAAACAATAATTGCTGAGGTTCTAATAGAGCATAGAAACAGTTTAAACCAGTGCGCAAAGAGGTTAGTAGCAGCCTTGTTTTCTATTGACAAGTCAAAGTGAATATTGCTGCACCAAGAAAAAAATGCACGTGATATTAGTCAAAGACCCATGTGGATCAACAAATTTTAGCCCCACTCACTACATTCCAGAACATAATGATAAAATAGTTTCAAACAATTCATGGATACCAAGAAGACtgtaaaaggaaaagaaactaTAAAATCATGAAAACTAGTGAAGCAGATCtccatatttgttttatacaTGCTACATGATTGCGTGTCTGTATCATGTAACAAATTTCTTAACTATATGCATGATAGTAAGGACAATTTTCACTCCAAAATGTACACCATTCATGCAATGCaatcaaagttaaaaaaaaaggccaTTGGAAACTACCCGTGTCTTTCTGTGTGGTACAGTAATACGCATTTGTAATAGCACATTAACGTCTTTTAGAAAACCAAAACCGATCCAAAGTTGATGAATTGTCCAGTGCATGCATGTGACATTCACTGCTAATGTATGCATCCATAAGTCTTTTACACTCCTAAGCTGTCGCACTTTTGATACATTATGATTCGTTTCCTACATTACCACACCAAACCTACCTAAATTATGAGTTTCATTCAAAAATACAACATTAAGATATGGAAAAGCGAAAAAGGTTAAAAGTATACAATTATTTATTCATGAATATATAAGTTACAAAATATGGGTAAGAACATTAATGATTTGTCTCTTTTGAACATTATGTACTATACttcatcaaaattaaaatgGCACCCAAGAATCAAGTAATTCAGCCAATTCTTTGGATTAAACACAGCAATCCCACTTTCACTTTCATTATCTTTTCTCtgttttctcagcaaccaaaggCAACAAAAGCCCAGTTAAACCCCAACTCCAAGTTGCAGAAAAGCATTACCTCAACTTCTTAAGAAACGAATAAAGAAGCTACTTAGATAAGAAACGGTTATCTTTGCAGAAAAGCAGAAGAAAAGGTTGTACCTTTGGGCCGGAGATCCGGCGGCGAAGTAGGCCGAGAGAGGTGGCGTTTCCGAAGGCTTAGCGGCGGCAAGAGGCGGAAGTGGTAGTGGGGTGTGGAAGAGAGTGCAAAGGCATTTATGAATTGGTGGAGAGGGAGTTCCGGAGTTTGGGGGAATTGGGAAATTGCGAAAACAGGAAAACCTAATTGAGAAAGCAGAGAGGTGGTGGTTTGTTTATCCGCACACAAGGAAGTAGGGGTGTGCATTTCAGTCTACCGACTAACCCACCCGATTTGGGTTGGGTTGATATGGGTTGGGTTGGGGGTAGGGtagggttgggttgggttgtaAACCTAAAAACATTTATTTCTATTAAGTTACTCAGTTAATAGGTGGATTGTGTAAAGTTgaagtattattattttgattaaaatttatCCACTCGAATGACAATAGTTTTTAAACATACATGTatgatatatattaaataaatttatacaTGAAATTTAGTAACTTTTAAATGTACTTGTTTGTAATTTAATGCTTGATTTGAATGGTGAAATTTATGTATTAGTAACATGTACTGATATGACAACACCAAATTCACATGATTTAGGCCTAGTTTGACGTATAATTATATGCTCTCATACTTACATTAAGAATAAGAAAGAAACCGGCCAAGCCCAACTCGTGGAATCCGCCCAACCCAACTCGCCTAAGAATGACTTTGGATGGGTTGGGTTGCCGATTTTCTTAGGTGAAAAGAGTTTGAACAATTCCAATCCAAGCTTATTGGATAGGCCAACAAATTAAAGTCTAACCCGACCAACCCACCCGCACCATCCCCACAAAGAAGAAAGTTGTGCTTCTGCGAGGAGTTTGGTTTGCCCT
Proteins encoded in this window:
- the LOC126596554 gene encoding uncharacterized protein LOC126596554 isoform X2; protein product: MSTSSQLQEINRKTSQIALPNHDEESAARTRPFSFEEIMLRRNNKKLCDSVVKEVVDVGNVPRESMVKNSFASFESEKDHRHHKDLPPVDKKPASEDPVKAYSRKKEIYNSKSSKTEDGFSKGKVRGGHEPESLKDKPSKDRRTEAKGGTTEKQIHGRRKIDERSDNFQKESVKKHSRDLTGKERHMSQNRGRSEREAKRKYQNGYDEKIRDRNAAKKHDSGKHHLLETSERKERKKSSKFNFENSRLKRERSRSRDREDTHRFRSPSPRAHNYTSHNLRIRSEISSHSLKDRPGTQDSDIDRSRISNNGSNSHHRRHGGPVKRLGGYSPRKRRTESALKTPSPPDRSPEKKSAKWDHPPTATDKITKDKGQAVVEFLTPEDAIAALSFDGTDISGSILKIRRPKDFVEVATGDPEKSMAAVETMSDVVKDSPNKIFIGGISNALSSTMLLEIISVFGPLKAYHFEVNEKLNEPCAFVEYVDQSVTLKACAGLNGMKLGGRVLTAVQAIHGASSLENCGNTSYEIPEYAKPLLQQPSQVLKLRNVFNLEHFSLLSEPEMEEVLEDVRLECARFGTIKSAKVVKYRNNHIITPGTSEAVNDAKSGGYQKSLESEETGAKIDGKEEHIANETRETSGVEIPNNAKQVKEEEVTEDNRFYYDKPADGFREEKSCQMGQSDDNMKAEGSDNLPNNFLGEHPNQLNGMKDASECCDDLVTDIKIEDVSLESKSMAKEDSTLKEVGIEREETFAGKEGSAGTESDAIRKSEINEKDHGKDQDYDLARRFEPGCVFVEFVRAEASLKAAHCLHGRAFEDRIVTVEYVSLDHYKAQFPN
- the LOC126596554 gene encoding splicing factor U2af large subunit B isoform X1, which encodes MSTSSQLQEINRKTSQIALPNHDEESAARTRPFSFEEIMLRRNNKKLCDSVVKEVVDVGNVPRESMVKNSFASFESEKDHRHHKDLPPVDKKPASEDPVKAYSRKKEIYNSKSSKTEDGFSKGKVRGGHEPESLKDKPSKDRRTEAKGGTTEKQIHGRRKIDERSDNFQKESVKKHSRDLTGKERHMSQNRGRSEREAKRKYQNGYDEKIRDRNAAKKHDSGKHHLLETSERKERKKSSKFNFENSRLKRERSRSRDREDTHRFRSPSPRAHNYTSHNLRIRSEISSHSLKDRPGTQDSDIDRSRISNNGSNSHHRRHGGPVKRLGGYSPRKRRTESALKTPSPPDRSPEKKSAKWDHPPTATDKVLSGSIASIFNSSNCNMSSNVHEMAIAVAVASATRKSISGVHPNSLLTKKNASVDSVQLTQATRPMRRLYVDNVPSTTSENTLVESLNNVLLSSGVNHIPGTRPCISCVITKDKGQAVVEFLTPEDAIAALSFDGTDISGSILKIRRPKDFVEVATGDPEKSMAAVETMSDVVKDSPNKIFIGGISNALSSTMLLEIISVFGPLKAYHFEVNEKLNEPCAFVEYVDQSVTLKACAGLNGMKLGGRVLTAVQAIHGASSLENCGNTSYEIPEYAKPLLQQPSQVLKLRNVFNLEHFSLLSEPEMEEVLEDVRLECARFGTIKSAKVVKYRNNHIITPGTSEAVNDAKSGGYQKSLESEETGAKIDGKEEHIANETRETSGVEIPNNAKQVKEEEVTEDNRFYYDKPADGFREEKSCQMGQSDDNMKAEGSDNLPNNFLGEHPNQLNGMKDASECCDDLVTDIKIEDVSLESKSMAKEDSTLKEVGIEREETFAGKEGSAGTESDAIRKSEINEKDHGKDQDYDLARRFEPGCVFVEFVRAEASLKAAHCLHGRAFEDRIVTVEYVSLDHYKAQFPN